Sequence from the Actinomyces slackii genome:
GGGGCTCGACGTCGGGCAGCGCCACACCGGACTTGGCCAGGGCGTCTTTGAGGGCCATCCAGCCCAGCAGGGCGCATTTGACACGGTTGGGATACTTCGAGACCCCCTCGAAGGCGGCGGCGTCCTGGAGCTCGTCGAGGACCTCCTCATCGACGCCCTTGCCGCGCGAGTGCATGAGGATGTCGAAGTCGGCCTCCAGGCGGGCGACGGTGGCCAGGTCGGCGCCGTCGACCAGATCGTGCATCACCGAGATGGAGGCCTGGGAGATGGAGCACCCCTGCCCCTGCCAGCCCACGGCCTCGATCCGCCCGTCCTGGACGCGCACGCCCA
This genomic interval carries:
- the sufU gene encoding Fe-S cluster assembly sulfur transfer protein SufU, producing the protein MNELDQLYQQVILDHSRERHGCGALEAPDATSHQVNPTCGDEVTLGVRVQDGRIEAVGWQGQGCSISQASISVMHDLVDGADLATVARLEADFDILMHSRGKGVDEEVLDELQDAAAFEGVSKYPNRVKCALLGWMALKDALAKSGVALPDVEPRTT